Sequence from the Sanguibacter keddieii DSM 10542 genome:
GGGCGAGCCCACGTCCTCGCTGGTGACGGTCGCTGTCGGCCTGCTGCTCGCGGGCCTCGCGGCGGCCGGCCTGGGCATGGTCGGTCGCGTGATGCTCGCGACGCTCTGCGAGGGTGCGCTCGCGGACCTGCGCGAGGACGTGCTCGGTGCTGCGGTGGCCCTGCCCGTCGCCCGGGTCGACGCGGCCGGGACGGGGGACGTCGTCTCCCGTGTCTCGGGCGACGTCGAGGCGGTGAGCGAGGCCATCACCGGCGTGCTCCCGGCCTTCACGTCCGCGGCCCTCACCATCGCCCTGACCCTCGTCGGCCTCGGGGCCCTCGACTGGCGGTTCGCGGTGGCAGCCGTGGTCGCCGCGCCGCTCCAGGCCTTCGCGCTGCGCTGGTTCCTGGCCCGTTCGGGCCCCGTGTACCGCGAGGTGCGCGTGGCGGAGGCCGAGCGCACCGAGCAGGTCATCGAGACCGTGTCGGCCCGCCGCACCGTCGTCTCCCTCGGCCTGGGCGCCCGGCACGAGCAGCTGGTCGCCGACCGGTCGCGCCGCGCCATCGGGCTCTCGGTCCACGCGACCCGGCTGCTCACCCGGTTCTACAACCAGCTCAACGCCGCCGAGCTCGTCGGCCTCGCCTCCGTCCTCACGGTCGGGTACTGGCTCGTGGGCGAGGGCACGGCCACCGTCGGGGCCGCGACCGCGGCAGCGCTGTTCTTCTACCGGCTGTTCGACCCCATCGGCACGGTGCTCGGGCAGGTGGACGAGCTCCAGAAGGCCGGGGCAGGCCTCGCCCGGCTCTTCGGGCTGACGCTCCTGACGTCGTCGTCGGAGGAGGAGCCGGCCTCAGGGCGGGCATCAGCGCGGGCGACGTCGGAGCCGTCGTCGCCGGAGCCGTCGTCGTCCGAGCCGTCGTCGTCCGAGCCGTCGTCTCCACCCGCCCCGGGCTCACCGCTCGTGGTGATCGACGACGTGAGCTTCGACTACGGCGAGCGTCGCGTGCTCGACTCGGTGTCGCTGACCGTGCGAGCGGGCGAGCACGTCGCGCTCGTCGGGGCCTCCGGGGCCGGCAAGACCACCCTCGCCTCGATCGTGCTCGGCATCCACCCTCCGGCGGCCGGCAGCCTGACGGTCGCGGGGCAGTGGCCTCCGCCGCCGCGGACCACGGTGCTGGTGAGCCAGCAGGTGCACGTCTTCTCCGGGACCCTCGCCGAGGACCTCCGGCTCGCCGCGCCGGAGGCCACGGACGACGAGCTGCTCGCCGCGCTCGCCCGCGTCGGGGCCTCGTGGGCGCCGGCACTCGGCCTGGAGACGGCGGTCGGGGCCGGCGGTCACGAGCTCAGCGCCGACCAGGCGCAGCAGCTCGCGCTGGCCCGTCTCGTCCTGACCGACCCACCCCTCGCAGTCCTCGACGAGGCCACGGCCGAGGCGGGGTCCGGGTCGGCCGCGTCGCTCGACACGGCTGCCCGTGCCGCGCTCGAGGGCCGGACTGCGATCGTCATCGCGCACCGGCTCAGCCAGGCGGCCGACGCGGACCGCGTCGTGGTGCTCGACGCCGGGCGGGTCGTGGAGTCCGGGAGCCACCAGGACCTCGTCGAGGCGGGTGGCACCTACGCGCGTCTCTGGGAGGCGTGGGTGGCGGGTCACCGGCGGTGAATTATTTGAAGAATCAAGCAAATGGGCTATCGTGGACGCATGACCGACCCGACCGCACCCCAGGACCCTCGCTGGCTCTCCGCCGACGAGAACCTCACCTGGCTGCGCCTGTCCGAGGTCATCATCCGGCTCCCGTCGGCGCTCGACGCCCAGCTCACTCGTGACGCGGGGATCAGCTTCTACGAGTACATGGTCCTCGCCATGCTGTCCGAGCAGGACGACCGGACCCTGGGCATGGGGCAGCTCGCCCGGCTGACCAGCGGGTCGCTGTCGCGCCTGTCGCACGTGGTCAAGCGCCTCGAGAAGCAGGGCTTCGTCCGCCGCGAGCCGAGCGTCCGCGACCGTCGGCACACCAACGCGATCCTCACCGAGGCGGGTCTCGACAAGATCGTCGCGACCGCCCCGGGACACGTCGAGAACGTCCGCAGCCTCGTCTTCGACGCGCTGACCCCAGAGCAGTCGCACGGGCTCCGCGACGCCACGTCCCTGATCCGCGACCAGATCGACCCCACCGACGAGTGGAAGATCGCCCCGGACTCCCCGACCGCCTGACCACGGTCAGCTCTGAGCTGGGCTGGGCAGGCCCGAGACCGGTCAGGCCGGGCCAGGCCGGGTCGTCTGGGCCTCGCGCCCTGTCGCCGCCGGGCACCCCTCACTTCACCCGGGGACTCCAGCCCATCCGGGCCCCTCGCCTCCGCGCCGCGGACGCTGCACACTGTGACGATGAGCGCCACGCCTCCGCCGCCGCCGCCCGACGAGCCCCAGCCCGACGTGCCGCGTCCGCCAGCGCCTGGCGCACCGAGCCAGCCCTCGACCGCTCCCCCGGGACCGGCTGCGCCGACTCCCCCGCCGACGCCACCTGGCCCTCCTGCGCCACCTGCCCCTCCGGCGGCACCGCCGGCTCCGGCAACGCCGCCGGTCCAGCACGGGCACCAGCCGGCACCCGGTCACGGCTACGGGCAGACGCACGCGCCGGAGACCCCTCGCGGCCAGCACGGGGCTCACGCACCGCAGGCGCCCTACGCACCGCCGTCACCTCGGGGCACTGCGGGCGGGTACCAGCAACCTCGTCCCCAGCAGCCCCGTCACCAGCAGCCGTCGACAGGACCAGCGTCGACGGGATCACCCCAGCACGCAGGCTACGGACCTCCGCAGACCGCGGCCCCGCAGAGCCCCTGGGCCGCCACAGCCACCCGCCCACCTCGTCGATCGCGCCGCTGGGTCGTCGCGTTCGGCGTGGTGATCGTGCTCGCACTCGGCGGCGGCACCACCGTGGCGCTCGTCGACCGCGCGAACGAGCAGCGGGCCGCGCAGGAGCTGGCCGACCAGCAGGCCCGTGAGGCACGAGAGGCGGAGGAGCTCGCCGCAGCCGAGGAGGCGTACGACACCGCCGTCGCCGACCTCGACGAGCGCATCACGTCGCTCGGCACCCTCGCCACCGACGTCGACACCGCCCTGACGACCGCCGGAGAGGACACCGACGCCGCCGCCACGCTCCTCGACGCCGCCGCGGCCGACGTCGTCCCCGCAGCAGAGCGCGCGGCGCTCGACACCGCACGGACCGACCTCGCCACCACGCTCGACGGGTGGGGAGAGACATGGGACGCCCCCGAGAAGCCCGCCGAGCGCCCCACCACCACTGCGGAGATCCTCGAGGCGACCGAGGATGTCGAGGCCGACACAGCGACGGTCGACACGATGCTCGCCGAAACCCAGGACGCGCTCGACGTCGTCGAGACGCAACGGGTCGGGCTGACCGACGCCGCCGAGGCGCTGCTCGCGACGGTCCCGGGGACCTCGCAGTTCTACCTCGACACGAACCCGGTGGCGACCAACGCGTCGCGCTCGGACATGCAGGTCGCGGCGGACGGGGTTCTCGCCTCGTGGTCGACGTCAAGCAGCACCGAGCTGGCCGGGTTCACCGCGGCAGCACAGGCCGTCGCGACGTCGCAGGTGGACCAGGAGTGGCTCCTCGCCCACCCCGTGCACCCCGCACGGCCGGAGATCGAGGCCTTCGCGCGGTCCCTGTCGGGTGGCGTGCCGATCGACTTCAGCTGGGCGCCGGAGGTCAACGGCGCCGGACCGGACGGGAACTCGGGCGGCCTCGCCACCTGGACCACCGCCCAGTACGGCTACTCGACCATCCAGCTCTCCGACAACGTCGCGGAGCTGTGGCCCGACATCGGGATCCAGGCCCTCGTCGTCCACGAGACCGGCCACGCGATCACGAGCAAGTGCTACGACCTCTACGCTGCCCCGCCGTTCAACAGCGACGACGAGATGTTCGCGACCTCGTGGGCCATCAGCATGGGGTACGACGACGGCAACGGCTCGGGCGAGTGGGCCTACGGCCGACCGAGCGACGAGCAGATCGCCGCTGCCTACGGGTGCCGCTGAGCGGCTGGGGCTGAGCCCGTCTGCGTCTGGGCGAAGGTGGTCCGCCTTCCCCCAGACGCAGGCGAGCCCGCCCCGAGGAACTGGGGCGGGCTCGAGAAGCTGTGGTTCGGACGATCAGTCGCGGAACACGTCCTTGACGTTCTCGCCGGCCTTCTTGGCGGAGGCTGCCGACTGGTCGGCCTTGCCCTCTGCCTCGAGGCTCTCGTTGTTGGTGACAGAGCCGGTCGCTTCCTTGACCTTGCCCTTGGCGTCTTCTGCTGCGTTCTTGATCTTGTCACCAAGTCCCATGAGGGCCTCCTTAGGTTGTCCGATACCTCGACGCTACGTCCCCGGGACAGACCTCGCATCCTGAAGGGCGGGTGGCTTTCTGAGCCTCCACACGTCCTGCACGAACGGCTGGGAAGGGCACAGTTCTGCGGGTCTCGCATGTCGAGAGCGGAGATGGTGGCGATGCGGCGGGTGGAGGCGCGAGGCGGGTGGAGGTGCCAGGCGGGCGGAGGCGCAGGGCGGGTCGGAGCGGAGCGGGCGGAGGCGCAGGGCGGGGCGGGGCGGAGGCGCAGGGCGGGCGGTGGTCCAGGGCGTCGGAGCCGGGGCCCCTCGGCGCGCCGTCCGCTCAGTGCGTCGTGCCGCCGGTGACGCGGAGGTCGTCCGTGGTCGACAGCGTCGTGCGCACCACGGCGTCCAGCCCGGCCGCGACGGCCTCGAGCGACATGCTCGGGTGGCGGGTACCGGCGGCCTGCTCCGGGGTGAACGGCACGTGCACGAAGCCGCCGCGGGCACCGGGTCGTGCGGTGAGCTCGTGCACCACCCGGTAGAACACGTGGTTGCACACGAAGGTCCCCGCCGTCTGCGAGACGGACGCGGGGACGCCCGCCTCGGTCATGGCGGCGACGCACGCCTTGACGGGCAGCGTCGAGAAGTACGCGGCAGGTCCGCCGTCGACCACGGGCTCGTCGACCGGCGCGTAGCCGCCGTTGTCGGGGATGCGGGCGTCGTCGACGTTGATCGCGACCCGTTCGACCGTGACGTCCGGACGTCCGCCGGCCTGCCCCACGGCGATCACCACGTCAGGCTGCGCGCTCGCGATCGCGTCCGCGAGGGCCGGGCCAGCGGTCCGGAAGTCGACCGGGAGCTCGAGGGTCACGAGCTCGGCCGGGCCGTCCCAGTGCGAGGCGAGCAGCTGGACGGCCTGCCACGACGGGTTCACGGCCTGCCCGCCGAAGGGCTCGAAACCGGTCAGGAGGACGACTGCCACGGGGATCACCTCGGTGGTCTGGGAGGGAGGGGCGGGAGAGCGCGGGAGGACGAGCGTGCGGAGGTGCTTGAGCGGGCGGGCGGGAGAGGAGGCGGAGCGGGCAGGCGGGCGGGCGGGCAGAGTGAGGGAGGACGGGATCGTGCGGTGCCCAGGCTACGGGGTGAAGGTGGCTGTGGCGGGCGGGGTCGCGGGGTGCTGCTGGGTCTGGTGCGGCGGGGCGGGGCTCGGGGGGCGGGGCTCGGGGGGCGCGACAGCCGCAATTCGGGTACCGGGGGCAAGGTCAGCAGCGGCCCGGCTCGTCGTGTGTGTCAGTGGTGATCCGTAGAATTGGGATATGTCGACGGAACCTCTGAAACCTCGCGGAACGCACGGCCTCGGCCGTGCTGTGCCAGCAGGTCCTGAGCCGCTGGCAGGCACAGAGCCGTCGGAGTCTGCTGGTTTCGCCCTCGTGCGGAAGGCGGCGCTCAGGGAGCGGGCGGCGAAGGCGGTGACTGCGACGGCATCGCCAGCAGGTCTGGACGAGATGACGCTCGCGCAGGCGAATGATCGTCTGGGTGACATGTTCGATGCGGTGGTGGCGGGGTTCGCCGAGGTGGCTGCTGCGCAGGCGCGGGCGGCTGAGCGTGTGGAGGAGCTGCGGCGGTGGTCTTCGGTGGTCGCTGAGGTGGCCGCGCGGCACCGGGGCAAGGAGCGGGCCGACGTGATGGATCTTCGTGACGCGCAGCGGTCGGCGGTTGCTGAGCTGGGGTGCGCGCTGCGCCTGCCCGAGCGGTCAGCGGACGCTCTGCTGGTCGAGTCGCAGGCCCTGGTGCATGAGCACCCCGCCACGATGGCCGCGCTGCGCGAGGGTGCGGTGTCTTACCGGCATGCGCAGACGGTCCTGGACGCGACCATGGGCCTGGACGAACCATCGGTCCGGGAGCTCGACGCGTTGCTGGCCCAGAAGGCCCAGACGTTGACGGTCTCTCGCCTCAAGACTGTCGCCCGGCGTGAGCGTGAGCGCCGCGACTCGCGCCCGCTGGTCGAGCGCCACCAGGTCGCAGCCCAAGACAGGCACGTCGAGCTGCACCCGTGCGGGGACGGCATGGCATGGCTGCACCATCTGCTGCCTGCGGTCCAGGCCACCGCGATCTTCCACCGGTTGACCGACATCGCCGTCTCCGTCCAAGGCCCCGACGAGCCCCGCACCCTGGCACAGCTGCGCGCCGACGCCAGCGTCGACCTGCTCCTCGACGACGACGCACGGGCGGCCTTGATGGCTGCACCCTGCGACGCCGGACAGATACCGGCAGGTGAGACCCCCACGGCCACCTCGGGCACGAACACGGGCGCAGGCACGGGTTCAGTCACGACCGCCCGCCTGGGCAAGCACACCGGTTCGGACACGAGCACGGGCACGGGCACGGGCACGGGCACGGGCACGGGCACGGGCACGGGCCGAATGATCGACAGCAGCGCCGTGGGCACCGCCGTCATGACTGACACCGCGGACCACCACACCACCGGAGGGCCGACTCAGTCCATCGCGGGCATCGCCGACCGTGTCTCCCTTGGTGGTATCAAGCCTCAGGTCGCGGTCACGATCCCCGTCATGACCCTCCTCGGTCACTCCGAGGAGCCCGGAGACCTCGCCGGACACGGACCCATCGACGCAAACACCGCCCGACGCCTCGCAGCGCAGGCGCCGAGCTTCCTGAGGATCCTGACCCACCCCGAGACCGGAACCGTGCTCTCAGTCGGCCGTGACCGCTACGCCGTCCCAGCAGACCTCAAGTCCTGGCTGCGCATCCGCGACGAGACCTGCCGATTCCCCGGCTGCTCACGCCGCGCACAACGCTGCGACATCGACCACGTGAAGGACTGGGCCCACGGCGGAACCACCGACCACCACAACCTCATCCACCTGTGCCGCCACCACCATCGTTTGAAGCACACCACCACCTGGACCGTCAGGACCGAACCGACGCAACGGCCACCGACCTGGCCACCGGACAGCGACTCAGGCCATCGCGACCCGGACCGGAGCTCAGGCGTTCGCGACCCAGACCACGCGAACCAGAACGGCCACGACGACCACGACCACGTAGCCCCCACTGCCGACGTCGTGCGCTGGACCGCGCCCACCGGACGCACCTACCTCGACCAAGCCGCCAGGCACATCGACGCGCAGGCTGACGCGCGCGCCGCAGTGCGGAGCGCCGCGACGACCGCCCGCCCCGGGTTCTTGGACGAGAGTCCCGAGCTGCCCGACGACCCACCCTTCTGAGCAGGTACGACTGGCGGACCGGGCCGCCTCACCGTGCGCCCCGCAGTCCGGCCCCGTCGGACTGGGTCAGAGGACGGCCTCTGGCACCGACGTGCTCCGGGTGCCACGCGTCGCCGACCTCTCGGCCGCTCGCCGCCCCCTAGGCTCTCGCCGCCCCCTACGCTGCAGTAATGAGCGATGGCGCCGACGAGACCGAGCGCGAGACGCAGGACGCACGGGCGCTCCGCGTCGTCCGGGAGCTCGGAGCCACCCCCACCACGGTCGACCGGCTGGGCGGGGTGGTGAACGTCGTGCTGCGGGTGGTGGGCGACGACGTCGACTGGGTCGTCCGCTCTCCCGTCGACCCTCGCAGGCCTGACGAGTTCCCGGTGGAGCGGTGGGCCGTCGAGGCAGCACGCACCTGCGGCGTCCCCGTCCCGGAGGTCCTGCACGTGGGCGTCTCACGAGGCATCCCCGTGATGGTCTCGCGCTACGTCGAGCCCGCCGCCGAGCCGGTCGCCCGACCCTGGTGGTGGCTCGGTCGGCACGCCTCGTCCGTCGCCGAGGCCGACCTCACCGATGCACCCGACGGGGTCTTCTCCCGCTTCGGCCGCGACCTCGACCACGCCTGGGCCGCGCACCTCGACTACAACCAGACGGCGCTCGGGCCGGACGACCCCCTGCTGGCAGACGGCGCGTACCAGCCCGACGACCTCCCCACCCTCCGCCGGTGGCTCCACGACCTCGACGACCTCGAGACGTCGCAGGGACTCGTGCACGGGGACCTCGCGCCGCGGAACCTCGTGTCCCAGGGCGCCGACGTCGCACCGGTCCTCCTCGACTGGGGCTCCGCGACGACCGGACCGGCGCCGTGGACCGAGCTCCAACGGAGCTTCCACGCCGTCGTCGTCGACCGGGAGCTGCCGTGGTCGACCCTCGTCGACCTCGCGGACGGGACGGGTACACCCCTCGACGACACCACGCTCCGCACGCTGCACCGGATGACCGCGCTGCGCCTGCTCGACCTGGCCCGCTGGGCGCGGGACCAGCGGGCGGACCTCTACCCGACGTACCGAGACAGCTGTGCGGCAGGCCTCGCCGTGCTCCAGGCCTGTCGGGGCTGACCGGTGGCGACGGGTGGCGCTCCTGCGCGGGCGCCGTCTACCCCGCGAGCATCCAGACGAGCGCTGCGAGGTTCGCCGCGGCCGTCGCCGCCGGCCCGAAGGTCTTGAACCGGTCCCGGACCTTCGCCCCCACCACGCTGTCACCCGCCTGGACGACGACCATCACGACGGCGACCGCCGCCAGGAACCCGACGGATCCTGCGACAGGCGCGACCACCGCCACGAGGACGAGCGCGACGCTGCGCGAGAGTGCGTACATCGAGGGTGTCCGGGATGGCCCGACCGCCGACCTGAGGCCCGCGACGGCATAGGCGAGACTGACGCAGGCGCTCACGAGGGTGATCGCCGCGCAGGCCCAGAAAGATGCAGCCACGGCGGGTCCTACCGCTCTGCCGGCAGGCTCACGCCGCGTCGCGCTCGTGCTCGGCGACGAGCGCGACGACCCGGGCGACGACCTCGTCGTCCTGCTCGCGTGTCGCGGTCCCGATGAGGGCGTGGAGGTAGAGGCCGTCCCCGACCAGCTGGACGAGGCGGGCCAGGACCGGGTCGGTCACGCGCCTCGAGATGACCTCGTACCAGTACTCGAAGGACTCGACGAGGGCCGCCTCGACGTCGACCTCCTGGACGCCGGCGAGGCGCAGGGCCGCGAGGACCGAGCGGGTCGAGGGGTCCTCGGCCACCGACGAGACGTCGAGGTACGCGGCCACCACCCCTTCGGGCGCGGCGAGCGTCCCGTCGGCCTCGGCCTTCGACTCGACGAGGAGCCTGTCGAGGAACCCCTGGTAGAGGGCCTCCTTGGACCCGAAGTGGTAGAGCAGCCCACCCTTGGACACCCCTGCAGCCGCGGCGACGGCCTCGAGGGTCGCGGCTGACGACCCTCCGTCGAGGAGCAGGGTCTCGAGCGCGTCGAGGAGGACCTCGCGGGTGGGCTTCACGGTGCGCGTTCGCGGGGCAGGTCGGTCAGGCCGGGTGGACATGGTCACACTGTACCTCCGCTATACCGTCCAGCCGGTACAGTAGTCGCGGCCCTACGACCGAGGAGGCGAGACCATGGCTGACAACCCGTCGCTGCACCGTCACGACACGACCGACCCCATCACCCCGAGCACGACGACGAGTGCGCGCTCGAGCAAGAGCGAGCCCACCACGCCGTCGAGCACCACCCCGCCGACGGGGAGCGCCACCACGCCTCCGCCGCGCGCCGGCCGTCGGGCCTGGCTCGGGCTCGCCGCGCTCATGCTCCCGGTCCTGCTGGTGAGCATCGACAACACCGTCCTGTCCTTCGCCATCCCGCAGCTGAGCCAGGCGCTCTCGCCGACCGCGAGCCAGCTCTTGTGGATCGTCGACATCTACCCGCTCATGCTCGCCGGCCTGCTGGTCACCATGGGCACCCTCGGCGACCGCGTCGGCCGTCGTCGGCTGCTGCTCATCGGCGCGACCGGCTTCGGTGCCGTGAGCGTCTACGCCGCCTTCGCCGGTGACGCCTCGCACCTCATCGCCGCGCGCGCCCTGCTCGGGCTCTTCGGCGCCACCCTGATGCCGTCGACCCTCGCGCTGCTGCGCAACCTCTTCCTCGACGACAACCAGCGGCGCCTCGCGATCGCCATCTGGGCCTCGGCGTTCTCCGCGGGCTCTGCCCTCGGGCCGATCGTCGGCGGCTGGCTGCTCGAGCACTTCTGGTGGGGCTCGATCTTCCTCATCAACGTCCCCGTGCTCGTCGTCCTGCTGGTCGTCGCACCGTTCCTGCTGCCCGAGTCCCGCAACCCTGGCTCGGTGCGCCTCGACCCGGTGAGCGTCGTGCTCTCCGTCGTGTCGATGCTGCCCTTCGTCTTCGGCATCAAGAAGCTCGCGTCCTCCGGCATCAGCACCCTCGGCGTCGCGTCGCTGCTGCTCGGCGTGGTCCTGGGCGTCGTGTTCGTCCGTCGCCAGGTGCGCTCACGCACCCCGCTGCTCGAGGTCGGCCTGTTCAAGAACCGCGTGTTCTCGGCGTCGGTCCTCGCCAACTTCATGGCGATCTTCTCGATCTCCGGCCTCATCTTCTTCGTGTCGCAGTACCTGCAGCTGGTGCTCGACCTCTCGCCGATGGAGGCAGGGCTCTACCTGCTCCCCGGTGCCGCCGCGACCGTCGTCATGGGCCTGGCAGCCGTCGTGCTCGCCCGCGTCGCGCCGATCTGGCTGCTCATCCCCACCGGTCTGCTGCTGGCGACCGCCGGGTACCTGCTCGGGACCACCCTCACCGGGTCGTCCTCCGTCGGCGTCATCGTCGTGATCTTCGTCCTCGTGGGCGGAGGCGCCGGGCTCGCCGAGACGCTCACCAACGACGCGATCCTCGCGTCCGTCCCACCCGAGCGAGCGGGAGCCGCGTCGGGCATCTCCGAGACCGCGTACGAGCTCGGGGCGTCGCTCGGCGTCGCCATCCTCGGCAGCGTCCTGGCCGCGGTCTACCGCACCCGGCTCGAGCTCCCCGCAGGGCTCGACCCCGCCGTGGCCGACCAGGCGCAGCAGACCCTCGGCGGCGCCGTGAGCGCCGCCGACGGTCTGCCCGCCGGTCAGGCCGACGCGCTGCTCGAGGCCGCGCGGTCGGCCTTCGCCCACGGTGTCGACCTGACGTCCGCGATCGGCGCCGTCCTCGCGTTCCTCACCGCCGTGAGCATCGGCATCGCGCTGCGCTCGGCCCAGCGGGCGACGCGTCGCGCGGGGCTCGTCGAGGTCTGAGGGATAGAGGCTGAGGGGGCGAGGTCTGGAGGCGGGCGCTGAGCGAGCGCTGAGCCTGACGGTCCCCTTCTTCTCCGCAAGTTCGGAGAAGACGGACCGCCCGAGACGCTCCTACCGTGAGAGCACACCGTCGGCCCGGGTGTCACACCCGGGCCGACGCCGGTGGCGGACGTCACCGGGAGGCCTCAGCGAGGAGCACACCATGCCTGCACGGGAGCCCGCGCCGCTCGGCGCACCGATCTGGATCGACCTCGCCAGCGGCGACACCGCTCGCGCCGCCGACTTCTACAGCGCACTCTTCGGCTGGACGGCGTCCGAGGGACGCCCTGAGTACGGCGGGTACGTGACCTTCTCCAAGGACGGCTCGATGATCGCCGGGATGATGCCCAACCATCCCGGGTCGGGCTTCCCAGACGCCTGGGGCACCTTCTTCGCGGTGGCCGACAGCGGCGCGACGGTGGCCTCCGTCGAGCAGAACGGCGGCCGGGTGCTCGTCGAGCCCATGACGGTCGACGTGCAGGGGACGATGGCGGTCTTCGTCGACAGCACCGGCACCACGTTCCAGACGTGGCAACCCGACCAGAACACCGGCTTCGAGCTCAGCCGGGAGCACGGCACCCCCGCCTGGCACGAGCTCGTGACCCACGACTACACGGCAGCGATCGACTTCTACCGCACCGTCCTCGGCTGGGAGACCCGCGTCGAGTCGGACACCGAGGACTACCGCTACACCGTCCACGTCGCCGACGGCGTCGACCGGTCCGGCATCGAGGACGGCTCGCGGGGCGGGGCCGCTGCCGCTGCCGCTGGTGATGGTGCCACCGCACCGGCGTCCTGGGTCGTCTACTTCTGGGCTGACGACGTCGACGCGGCCGTGGCGGTCGCGGTCGAGCACGGTGGGTCGGTCGTCGACCCGCCGACGGACTCCCCGTACGGGCGGACGGCCACGGTGGCCGACCCGACCGGGGCGCGCTTCTCGCTGCTGCAGACCATGCCGGCCGAGGGCTGACGGGCACCGGCGGCGCTGCTGGCCGGGAGCACCTCGACCACCGGCCGAGGCTGGCGGGTACCGGCAGCACCGCCACCCGAGAGCACCTCGACCTCAGGACCTCAGTCGCGGTCGGCCGGGTCCAGCTCGGTCCAGACCACCACGTAACCCTCGTCGAGCTCGACCTCGAGCTCGTCGCCGTTCTCGAGCAGCACGTCCACCTCGAAGGCGTGGTCGCGGTCGTCGCTGCGGTCGACGTCGGTCACGGTGCCGCCACCGGCCTCCGCGAGCGCGGCGTCGGTCACGGCTGCGATCTCGGCGTCGGTGAGCGGCACGTCGTCAGCGTCGCGACGGTCGTCGGCACCACGGTCGCCGTCGCCCGGGCGGTCGCCCTCGGCAGGCGCCCCGCCCTGGGCCGCGGCGCCGAGGTCCTGGCTGCCCTGGCCCCGGTCGTCGTCGCGGTCGTCGCGGTCGCGGTCACCGCTCCCGTCGCGGTACTCGCCGCCGTCGCGGTAGTCGTCGCCGCGACGCTCGTCGGAGGTGCTCCAGGACCGGTCGTCGTCGTCACGCTCGTCGAGCGCGTACGCCGCCCCGGCGCCACCGACAGCCAGCAGACCGACCACAGCGGCAGTGATCCACACGGGCTTGCGACGCCACACGGGTTGCTTCTGCGCGGGTGCGGCTGTGGCGAAGGCGGCCGGTGCCGCGGCGTAGGTCGCCGAGGACGGCGGGACGGCCGGGGGCGCCGCACTCGGGGCCGCCTGCGCGCCAGCCGGTCGATCCGTGCCGTGGGCTGCCGCCCGGTCGTCGCGGGCCGGGTTCGCCTCGCGGGCCGGGTTCGCCTCGCGGGCCGGGTTCGCCTCGCGGGCCAGGTTCGCCTCGCGAGGGTTCTCGTCGCGGGGGTGCTCGTCGCGGTCAGGGTTCTCGGGGATGCGGTTCGTGTCCATGCCTGCAGTCTGCGACCGCGGTGCTGAAGGCCTCCTGAAGCATCCTGAAGCGCTCTTCAGGGACGCGTCTCAGGCATCCCCGACGGCGGGCAGCGTGACCGTGAAGCGGGCACCGCCACCCGTCCCGTCGCCCACCTCGACCGCGCCGCCGTGCAGACGCACCGCGTCGGCGACGATCGCCAGGCCGAGGCCCGAGCCGCCGTCGTCGCGCGCCCGTGCCTCGTCGAGGCGCACGAACCGCTCGAACACGCGCCCGCGCTCTGCCACGGGCACCCCCGCGCCGTCGTCC
This genomic interval carries:
- a CDS encoding HNH endonuclease signature motif containing protein, with the translated sequence MTLAQANDRLGDMFDAVVAGFAEVAAAQARAAERVEELRRWSSVVAEVAARHRGKERADVMDLRDAQRSAVAELGCALRLPERSADALLVESQALVHEHPATMAALREGAVSYRHAQTVLDATMGLDEPSVRELDALLAQKAQTLTVSRLKTVARRERERRDSRPLVERHQVAAQDRHVELHPCGDGMAWLHHLLPAVQATAIFHRLTDIAVSVQGPDEPRTLAQLRADASVDLLLDDDARAALMAAPCDAGQIPAGETPTATSGTNTGAGTGSVTTARLGKHTGSDTSTGTGTGTGTGTGTGTGRMIDSSAVGTAVMTDTADHHTTGGPTQSIAGIADRVSLGGIKPQVAVTIPVMTLLGHSEEPGDLAGHGPIDANTARRLAAQAPSFLRILTHPETGTVLSVGRDRYAVPADLKSWLRIRDETCRFPGCSRRAQRCDIDHVKDWAHGGTTDHHNLIHLCRHHHRLKHTTTWTVRTEPTQRPPTWPPDSDSGHRDPDRSSGVRDPDHANQNGHDDHDHVAPTADVVRWTAPTGRTYLDQAARHIDAQADARAAVRSAATTARPGFLDESPELPDDPPF
- the pcp gene encoding pyroglutamyl-peptidase I, with protein sequence MAVVLLTGFEPFGGQAVNPSWQAVQLLASHWDGPAELVTLELPVDFRTAGPALADAIASAQPDVVIAVGQAGGRPDVTVERVAINVDDARIPDNGGYAPVDEPVVDGGPAAYFSTLPVKACVAAMTEAGVPASVSQTAGTFVCNHVFYRVVHELTARPGARGGFVHVPFTPEQAAGTRHPSMSLEAVAAGLDAVVRTTLSTTDDLRVTGGTTH
- a CDS encoding phosphotransferase family protein, with amino-acid sequence MSDGADETERETQDARALRVVRELGATPTTVDRLGGVVNVVLRVVGDDVDWVVRSPVDPRRPDEFPVERWAVEAARTCGVPVPEVLHVGVSRGIPVMVSRYVEPAAEPVARPWWWLGRHASSVAEADLTDAPDGVFSRFGRDLDHAWAAHLDYNQTALGPDDPLLADGAYQPDDLPTLRRWLHDLDDLETSQGLVHGDLAPRNLVSQGADVAPVLLDWGSATTGPAPWTELQRSFHAVVVDRELPWSTLVDLADGTGTPLDDTTLRTLHRMTALRLLDLARWARDQRADLYPTYRDSCAAGLAVLQACRG
- a CDS encoding ABC transporter ATP-binding protein, yielding MSTGTAPGPTSAAPHPAVPQSAATHSPLPVATTRQTRRAMWQLLRVRRARLAATSAVLLLAAVCGLATPALLGVLVDHVVEGEPTSSLVTVAVGLLLAGLAAAGLGMVGRVMLATLCEGALADLREDVLGAAVALPVARVDAAGTGDVVSRVSGDVEAVSEAITGVLPAFTSAALTIALTLVGLGALDWRFAVAAVVAAPLQAFALRWFLARSGPVYREVRVAEAERTEQVIETVSARRTVVSLGLGARHEQLVADRSRRAIGLSVHATRLLTRFYNQLNAAELVGLASVLTVGYWLVGEGTATVGAATAAALFFYRLFDPIGTVLGQVDELQKAGAGLARLFGLTLLTSSSEEEPASGRASARATSEPSSPEPSSSEPSSSEPSSPPAPGSPLVVIDDVSFDYGERRVLDSVSLTVRAGEHVALVGASGAGKTTLASIVLGIHPPAAGSLTVAGQWPPPPRTTVLVSQQVHVFSGTLAEDLRLAAPEATDDELLAALARVGASWAPALGLETAVGAGGHELSADQAQQLALARLVLTDPPLAVLDEATAEAGSGSAASLDTAARAALEGRTAIVIAHRLSQAADADRVVVLDAGRVVESGSHQDLVEAGGTYARLWEAWVAGHRR
- a CDS encoding CsbD family protein, whose translation is MGLGDKIKNAAEDAKGKVKEATGSVTNNESLEAEGKADQSAASAKKAGENVKDVFRD
- a CDS encoding MarR family winged helix-turn-helix transcriptional regulator, encoding MTDPTAPQDPRWLSADENLTWLRLSEVIIRLPSALDAQLTRDAGISFYEYMVLAMLSEQDDRTLGMGQLARLTSGSLSRLSHVVKRLEKQGFVRREPSVRDRRHTNAILTEAGLDKIVATAPGHVENVRSLVFDALTPEQSHGLRDATSLIRDQIDPTDEWKIAPDSPTA